One segment of Meriones unguiculatus strain TT.TT164.6M chromosome X, Bangor_MerUng_6.1, whole genome shotgun sequence DNA contains the following:
- the LOC132649912 gene encoding PWWP domain-containing DNA repair factor 4-like, whose amino-acid sequence MNSAEYVLCGWKGQLWPARVLSRPRTSAHSKRRGAPFLEVQILPMGEKTRVRSTKARPLTKSEIVNLASMAGQEPQGNGSPKQTRAYRRALKVALDILGEGGCLQGGRKGGQRTSTRTAPQKVPKEQANSKRRPRFRLRVRLCFQKQNQKGQELSQRSPGKQGQPLGPALPMGSQKVPTVKGGKAQAHTAVGPPHFEMKQNVLRGLRVRLRHPTPEGNSGGNAWRKKLKTSKPTSLTAPASTQSVQAKKEQQVASGSLRCIWSSPKALKQQARFADIHTQATGVQRKTAIPENKEDHGPGTLKPAANWASAACMPPVQRLRRSFRIASRKRKIHVLSPHCRVPEQEPCAHSKVTKTRFKNRGSNIQEAGQAAKVASAQQQNTIERGMLVWFKFQDLPFWPAVVKSVSQNDKMARVLLMEANMQFEHKGVCVPLQKLKHLDCGEKISLIRRASRVYSQGISWCLTVIDHYREGLASGAYLGSFMDYYTAQVSYPLRRAVQQGDLHIDFPKVSYVDLEDWEEETAPGGKGPLKKLLPDRMRAAWDRANQKLVDFIVKRKGADQHLREIVQGRKPSRWVDNLWKSRGEVVCIETYLEDDDQLHLVARHLQEICKEADEALLSLTRGDKVRFTMEVLLPEAIICSIAALDELSYKEAEEKYLHGPPVHYREKELFEKNLLKAARKRSAASTWAARAPHAPIP is encoded by the coding sequence ATGAACTCTGCAGAGTATGTGCTGTGTGGCTGGAAGGGTCAGCTGTGGCCTGCAAGGGTGTTGTCCAGACCCAGGACATCAGCCCATAGTAAGAGGAGAGGGGCACCTTTCCTGGAGGTGCAAATCTTGCCTATGGGGGAGAAGACAAGAGTGAGGAGCACCAAAGCAAGGCCACTAACCAAGTCTGAAATTGTGAACCTTGCCTCCATGGCAGGGCAGGAGCCACAGGGCAATGGCTCACCAAAGCAGACCAGAGCATACAGAAGAGCCCTCAAGGTGGCTCTCGATatcctgggggagggaggctgtttgCAAGGTGGAAGGAAAGGTGGCCAAAGAACCAGCACAAGAACAGCTCCTCAAAAGGTtccaaaagagcaggccaactccAAACGACGTCCTCGCTTTCGGCTGCGTGTGCGCCTGTGCTtccaaaagcaaaaccagaaaggcCAAGAGCTCTCCCAGAGGAGTCCTGGAAAGCAGGGACAACCCCTGGGTCCTGCGTTGCCAATGGGCTCACAGAAAGTGCCCACAGTGAAAGGTGGAAAAGCCCAGGCACACACTGCTGTTGGGCCTCCACACTTTGAGATGAAACAGAATGTCCTAAGAGGCCTCAGAGTACGACTACGTCACCCAACGCCTGAAGGAAATTCTGGTGGTAATGCATGGAGGAAAAAGCTGaagacctccaagcccacatctTTGACTGCCCCGGCCTCCACACAGAGTGTCCAGGCTAAGAAAGAGCAGCAGGTTGCCTCTGGGTCACTGAGGTGCATCTGGTCCTCGCCCAAAGCCCTCAAGCAACAAGCACGTTTTGCTGACATACATACCCAGGCTACTGGAGTCCAAAGGAAGACTGCCATCCCtgagaacaaggaggaccatggCCCGGGCACCCTGAAACCAGCTGCAAACTGGGCATCGGCAGCTTGCATGCCTCCAGTCCAGAGGTTGCGAAGATCTTTCCGCATTGCTAGCAGGAAAAGGAAGATCCATGTGCTGAGTCCACATTGTAGGGTGCCAGAACAGGAACCTTGTGCTCACTCAAAGGTGACTAAGACCAGGTTCAAGAACCGGGGTTCCAATATTCAAGAAGCAGGCCAAGCTGCCAAGGTGGCTTCTGCCCAGCAACAGAATACCATTGAACGAGGAATGTTGGTCTGGTTCAAATTTCAAGACCTTCCTTTCTGGCCAGCAGTGGTAAAGAGTGTCAGCCAAAATGACAAGATGGCGAGGGTGCTGTTGATGGAAGCTAACATGCAGTTTGAGCACAAGGGTGTCTGTGTCCCTCTCCAGAAGTTGAAACATCTGGACTGTGGAGAAAAAATATCACTCATAAGAAGAGCCAGCAGAGTGTACAGCCAGGGCATCAGCTGGTGCCTCACAGTGATCGACCACTACAGAGAGGGCCTGGCCAGTGGCGCCTACCTGGGCTCCTTTATGGACTATTATACCGCCCAAGTCAGTTACCCGCTAAGGAGGGCCGTCCAGCAAGGAGACCTGCACATTGATTTCCCTAAGGTGAGCTATGTAGACCTGGAAGATTGGGAAGAGGAGACTGCCCCGGGTGGGAAAGGGCCCCTCAAGAAACTTCTGCCTGACCGTATGAGGGCTGCTTGGGACAGAGCCAACCAGAAGCTCGTGGACTTCATAGTGAAGAGAAAGGGGGCCGACCAGCACCTGCGGGAGATTGTGCAGGGCAGAAAACCGTCCAGGTGGGTGGACAATCTTTGGAAATCAAGGGGGGAAGTCGTCTGTATTGAGACCTACCTGGAGGATGATGACCAGTTGCATCTTGTGGCCAGGCATTTGCAAGAAATATGCAAGGAAGCAGATGAGGCTCTGCTCTCCCTGACTAGAGGAGATAAAGTGCGGTTTACCATGGAGGTTCTTCTTCCAGAAGCAATCATCTGCTCCATCGCTGCCCTGGATGAGCTCAGCTAcaaagaagcagaagagaagtaCCTGCATGGCCCACCAGTGCACTACCGTGAGAAAGAGCTCTTTGAAAAGAACCTCTTAAAGGCAGCCCGGAAGAGGTCAGCAGCCAGTACTTGGGCTGCCAGGGCCCCTCATGCACCCATTCCTTAG